A genomic region of Microthrixaceae bacterium contains the following coding sequences:
- a CDS encoding alpha/beta fold hydrolase, which produces MAGFESLELSSRTLSATTERLAAMARNALEVARFGGLDTGEESSAYTVVHETPLYRLRRYHADRDSGPKAKPRPSVVLVPPMMLSADVFDVSPVTSAVSLLAGDGIDPWVIDFGAPEHEQGGMQRTLTDHVLAISDAVEFLNGYLGAEVHLGGYSQGGMFCYQATAYRRSEGIASIVTFGSPVDLHGMIPFGIPDEVALRVLEFVGDNVLSRTALPAWASRTGFRLLDPVKAVRQRLDFVRQLHDRDALLPREGQRRFLQQEGWVAWPGPALAELLSQFVAHNRMLAGGFVIDGHTVTLADVTCPLMCFIGTNDEIASPSVVRAIRQAAPLAEIYEHELVAGHFGLVVGSLAMKTTWPTTAEWLHWRQGTGAKPATIIPLDDDRTTEGNSVRAASFVGDVAQGMTTAATLGLETGRFVVRNAGMSAIGLRELVSEAAQQLPRLARLERVRPSTRISLGLLLDEQASSSPEGTVFLFEGRSVSYADAKRRIDNVVSGLISLGVRQGEHVGVLMATRPSALIVVAALNRIGAIGVLLRPAGDVAAEIGLGGVNKVVADPEHAARVAGLAEVATFVLGGGGAPRDLGLDVVDMERIDPDAVAVPAWYRPNPGLARDLAFIVFTGEGSRTKAKWLTNGRWALSAFGTATAASLGPADTVYGVTPVHHPAGLLTAIGGAVAGGARLAMTTHFDPATFWDEVRRYGVTVVSYTWTQVHDLVEAPEHPLERGHSVRLFVGSGMPVGLWRRVTSRFAPAGVLEFYGSTEGEAVLVNLSGAKVGCKGRQLPGSAKISLAAYDQEAGRLVLGEDGFALRCPRGEVGMLLVATERNTAITTTPLRGVFSSGDSWLMTGDLFRRDDDGDFWFVGDGSAPIEDSLYGVAGVDLCVAYRVGDDSVAAVTMRPGTRLCADALAGVEVSYVRVVDGIPHTDWWRLQANKLRDQGIVTSTRRRPVFARQPDGTFVEYTRERAASA; this is translated from the coding sequence ATGGCAGGATTCGAATCCTTGGAACTCTCCTCTCGAACACTGTCTGCGACGACCGAGCGGCTGGCGGCGATGGCGCGAAACGCGCTCGAGGTGGCGCGCTTCGGCGGGCTCGACACCGGTGAGGAATCGTCGGCGTACACCGTCGTGCACGAAACCCCGCTCTATCGCCTCCGCCGCTACCACGCGGATCGCGACTCCGGCCCAAAGGCGAAACCACGGCCGTCGGTCGTGCTCGTGCCTCCGATGATGCTGTCGGCCGACGTGTTCGATGTGAGCCCGGTGACGAGCGCGGTTTCGCTCCTGGCCGGTGACGGAATCGACCCCTGGGTGATCGACTTCGGCGCTCCGGAACACGAGCAGGGTGGCATGCAGCGCACCCTCACCGATCATGTGCTTGCCATCTCCGACGCCGTCGAGTTCCTGAACGGGTACCTCGGTGCCGAGGTTCATCTCGGCGGCTATTCCCAGGGCGGCATGTTCTGTTATCAGGCGACGGCGTATCGCAGGTCGGAGGGGATCGCCAGCATCGTCACGTTCGGAAGCCCGGTCGACCTGCATGGGATGATCCCGTTCGGCATCCCAGATGAGGTGGCACTACGAGTGCTGGAATTCGTGGGTGACAACGTGTTGTCCCGCACAGCGCTGCCGGCGTGGGCGAGTCGCACCGGGTTTCGCCTCCTCGACCCGGTCAAGGCCGTGCGCCAACGCCTCGACTTCGTTCGCCAACTCCACGACCGCGACGCGCTGTTGCCGCGGGAAGGCCAGCGGCGGTTTCTGCAACAGGAAGGGTGGGTTGCCTGGCCGGGTCCGGCCTTGGCGGAACTGCTGAGCCAGTTTGTGGCCCACAACCGGATGCTTGCCGGCGGGTTCGTGATCGACGGCCATACCGTCACCCTCGCGGACGTGACGTGCCCGCTGATGTGCTTCATCGGCACGAACGACGAAATCGCTTCGCCGTCGGTCGTTCGTGCGATCCGGCAGGCCGCCCCGCTCGCCGAGATCTATGAACATGAGCTTGTGGCCGGTCATTTCGGCCTCGTCGTGGGGTCGCTCGCGATGAAGACGACCTGGCCGACGACCGCCGAATGGTTGCATTGGCGTCAAGGAACGGGCGCGAAGCCAGCCACGATCATCCCGTTGGACGACGACCGCACCACCGAGGGGAACTCGGTGCGCGCGGCATCGTTCGTCGGCGACGTCGCCCAGGGGATGACGACCGCCGCGACCCTCGGGCTCGAAACGGGACGATTCGTGGTGCGCAACGCGGGGATGAGTGCGATCGGCCTACGTGAACTCGTCAGCGAGGCGGCCCAGCAGCTTCCTCGACTGGCCCGCCTTGAACGGGTGCGGCCCTCGACTCGGATCTCGCTCGGTCTCCTGCTCGACGAACAGGCCTCGAGTTCCCCCGAGGGCACGGTCTTTCTGTTCGAAGGGCGCAGCGTCAGCTATGCGGATGCCAAACGTCGTATCGACAACGTGGTGAGCGGCCTGATCTCCCTCGGCGTTCGCCAGGGGGAACACGTCGGGGTGTTGATGGCAACCCGGCCTTCGGCGCTCATCGTCGTGGCTGCGCTCAACCGGATCGGCGCGATCGGTGTGCTGCTTCGCCCCGCGGGCGACGTCGCCGCAGAAATCGGTCTCGGCGGGGTCAACAAGGTGGTGGCCGACCCCGAACACGCAGCGCGGGTCGCCGGACTGGCCGAGGTGGCCACCTTCGTTCTCGGCGGCGGTGGCGCTCCGCGCGACCTCGGTCTCGACGTGGTCGACATGGAGCGGATCGATCCCGATGCGGTCGCCGTCCCCGCGTGGTACCGGCCGAACCCTGGGCTGGCCCGAGACCTGGCGTTCATCGTGTTCACCGGCGAAGGCAGCCGCACGAAAGCCAAGTGGCTCACCAACGGCCGCTGGGCGCTCTCGGCGTTCGGAACGGCGACGGCGGCATCGCTCGGCCCCGCCGACACGGTCTATGGGGTGACGCCCGTGCATCATCCCGCCGGTCTACTCACGGCCATCGGCGGAGCGGTCGCCGGTGGCGCCCGACTGGCGATGACGACCCATTTCGACCCGGCGACCTTCTGGGACGAGGTTCGCCGTTACGGCGTGACGGTGGTCTCCTACACGTGGACCCAGGTTCACGACCTCGTCGAGGCCCCGGAACATCCGCTTGAACGCGGCCATTCGGTGCGGCTGTTCGTCGGCTCGGGAATGCCGGTCGGGTTGTGGCGTCGGGTCACGAGCCGTTTTGCTCCCGCAGGGGTGCTCGAGTTCTACGGGTCCACCGAAGGCGAGGCGGTGTTGGTGAACCTGTCCGGGGCCAAGGTCGGCTGCAAGGGACGCCAACTGCCCGGCAGCGCCAAGATCAGCCTCGCGGCCTATGACCAGGAGGCGGGTCGGTTGGTCCTCGGAGAGGACGGGTTCGCCCTGCGATGCCCTCGCGGTGAGGTGGGGATGTTGTTGGTCGCGACCGAACGCAACACGGCGATCACGACCACTCCGTTGCGCGGTGTGTTCTCCAGCGGCGACTCGTGGCTGATGACCGGAGACCTGTTCCGACGCGACGACGACGGAGACTTCTGGTTTGTGGGCGACGGATCCGCCCCGATCGAAGACTCGCTGTACGGGGTCGCGGGCGTCGACCTGTGCGTCGCCTACCGGGTCGGCGACGACTCGGTGGCGGCGGTGACCATGCGCCCGGGGACGCGGTTGTGCGCAGACGCGCTCGCCGGGGTCGAGGTGTCCTATGTGCGTGTGGTCGACGGGATTCCTCACACCGACTGGTGGCGTCTGCAGGCCAACAAGCTCCGCGATCAGGGAATCGTGACCTCGACCCGTCGCCGTCCGGTGTTCGCCCGCCAACCCGATGGCACCTTCGTCGAATACACCCGGGAGCGCGCCGCGAGCGCCTGA
- a CDS encoding type 1 glutamine amidotransferase has protein sequence MRAVVIQHLDVEGPAHIATALDAAGVEVDVIRADLGQRIPEDLDGIDGLVVMGGPMSARSDDGFPTRGAEIALLRQALDREVPTLGVCLGAQLLAAAAGARVIAGHGLEVGWGAVEVLECAVDDDLFFGLDGHLDVLHWHGETYSLPAGAIHLARSQAYEQQAFRVGRCTWGLQFHLEVGVDEATRFIDSFPDEADAALGGRHGVREGCGPAVEALAPVRDLVVARFAALVARR, from the coding sequence ATGCGCGCCGTGGTCATCCAACATCTCGACGTGGAGGGCCCCGCGCACATCGCCACCGCACTCGACGCGGCCGGTGTCGAGGTCGACGTGATTCGGGCCGATCTCGGCCAACGCATCCCTGAGGACCTCGATGGCATCGACGGGCTCGTCGTGATGGGTGGTCCGATGTCGGCTCGTTCCGACGACGGATTCCCGACCCGCGGCGCCGAGATCGCGTTGCTGCGCCAGGCGCTCGATCGTGAGGTGCCGACCCTCGGCGTGTGTTTGGGCGCCCAACTGCTGGCCGCCGCTGCGGGAGCCCGAGTGATCGCCGGCCATGGCCTCGAGGTCGGCTGGGGCGCCGTCGAGGTGCTTGAATGCGCCGTCGACGACGACCTCTTCTTCGGTCTCGACGGGCATCTCGATGTGCTGCACTGGCACGGCGAGACCTACTCGCTGCCCGCGGGGGCGATCCACCTTGCCCGATCGCAAGCGTATGAACAGCAGGCCTTTCGGGTCGGCCGTTGTACCTGGGGTCTGCAGTTCCACCTCGAGGTCGGCGTGGACGAGGCGACCCGATTCATCGACTCGTTCCCCGACGAGGCCGACGCTGCGCTCGGCGGTCGGCACGGGGTGCGTGAAGGCTGTGGCCCGGCCGTCGAGGCGTTGGCCCCGGTGCGCGACCTCGTCGTGGCACGCTTCGCCGCGCTCGTGGCGAGACGGTGA
- a CDS encoding patatin-like phospholipase family protein yields the protein MKCSLNLGAFTSSGWGRPHLTREPEAGSDAPEAAPEPSAKRVLVLSGGGIFGAAQAGMLQSLAEHSTWRPDVIVGTSAGALNGSWVAHDFTADATKALSDIWSHFDSRGVFPQGVLSQALNLVRRRPSVQDGAKLRSLISDLCPIERLEDLRIPLHVSATNILTGLPHWFDAGFARDVLYASAALPAIVPPAVIDGMSFVDGGVVANLPVQRAAELGGDSILCLDVSAAGNDSVPRTALGMLTRSFSIALNAATDAIVDAASIDRQLWRVRPTIDPSLNTSDWRACSRLVEAGAESMKVWLDHNAEQLEPVSEPSPAAASGPVIDLRRHEHPVFQRFARRAVS from the coding sequence ATGAAGTGCTCGCTGAATCTTGGAGCCTTCACCTCTTCGGGGTGGGGGCGACCGCACCTCACCCGAGAACCCGAGGCAGGGTCGGACGCACCGGAGGCGGCGCCGGAGCCGTCGGCCAAGCGCGTGCTCGTGCTCAGCGGCGGCGGGATCTTCGGAGCCGCCCAAGCGGGAATGCTGCAGTCGCTCGCGGAGCATTCGACGTGGAGGCCCGACGTCATCGTGGGGACCTCGGCCGGAGCGCTCAACGGCAGTTGGGTCGCCCACGACTTCACCGCTGACGCGACCAAGGCACTGAGCGACATCTGGTCGCACTTCGATTCCCGTGGAGTGTTCCCCCAGGGCGTGCTGTCGCAGGCGCTCAACCTGGTGCGGCGGCGCCCCTCCGTGCAGGACGGGGCGAAGCTCCGATCGCTCATCTCGGACCTGTGCCCGATCGAACGGCTTGAGGACCTGAGGATCCCGCTGCACGTGTCGGCGACGAACATCCTCACCGGACTACCGCACTGGTTTGATGCGGGCTTTGCCCGCGACGTGCTGTATGCGTCGGCCGCACTCCCGGCGATCGTTCCGCCGGCGGTCATCGACGGAATGAGTTTCGTCGACGGAGGAGTGGTGGCAAACCTTCCGGTGCAACGCGCGGCTGAGCTCGGAGGCGATTCGATCCTGTGCCTCGACGTCTCCGCGGCGGGCAACGACTCGGTTCCTCGAACCGCGCTGGGCATGCTGACCCGCAGCTTCTCGATCGCCCTGAACGCGGCGACCGACGCCATCGTCGACGCAGCGTCGATCGATCGTCAGCTCTGGCGGGTCCGGCCGACGATCGATCCGTCGCTCAACACCAGCGACTGGCGCGCCTGTTCCCGGCTGGTCGAGGCTGGGGCAGAGTCGATGAAGGTGTGGCTCGACCACAACGCAGAGCAACTTGAACCGGTCTCCGAGCCCAGCCCGGCCGCGGCCTCCGGCCCGGTGATCGATCTGCGGCGCCACGAACATCCCGTGTTCCAGCGCTTCGCGAGGCGGGCCGTAAGCTGA
- a CDS encoding type II toxin-antitoxin system VapC family toxin, whose product MIVDANVLIYAVDEQSHFHEVARSWLEDALNGNERVGLPWVSLMAFQRIMTHPRVSANPLSPRDAWGFVSDWLDIAQVWVPAAGQRHRDILKRLLIDGDLRANLVTDAHLAALAIEHGTSICSFDSDFARFGGLRWINPTDLAGGFGRS is encoded by the coding sequence GTGATCGTCGACGCCAATGTCCTGATCTACGCCGTTGACGAACAGTCACATTTCCACGAGGTTGCTCGCTCGTGGCTCGAAGACGCGTTGAACGGCAACGAGCGTGTCGGGTTGCCATGGGTGTCGTTGATGGCGTTTCAGCGGATCATGACTCATCCCCGTGTGAGTGCGAACCCGTTGAGCCCCAGGGATGCGTGGGGGTTCGTCTCGGACTGGCTCGACATCGCGCAGGTGTGGGTGCCCGCTGCTGGTCAGCGCCATCGCGACATCCTCAAGCGTTTGCTGATCGACGGCGATCTGCGAGCGAACCTCGTGACCGATGCACATCTCGCCGCACTCGCCATCGAGCACGGGACCAGCATCTGCTCGTTCGACAGCGACTTTGCCCGGTTTGGCGGGCTCCGCTGGATCAATCCAACAGATCTGGCTGGTGGCTTTGGACGGTCATGA
- a CDS encoding EcsC family protein, whose amino-acid sequence MRRTGADVHELSDLRNLDLKVIDEACPRLNLRYAAASAVTGAGSGFVAGGGSAAIVGTAGVGAAPGAMAVGSALAGDVVATIALAARVATHYAGYYGYDAREEEEKAVLLAVISLGIVGESAAKQTAMIQVRQVAMMVARRAGWKELGEEFIVKLVQGLFTKLSATLTKKKLAQALPIAGIGLGATFNYALMRKVGTAASFAYRERFLIEKYDLDVSTAPPDIDTLLNGGVDEACLEANAETLDPTDHDRDDS is encoded by the coding sequence GTGCGCCGCACTGGTGCCGATGTCCACGAACTTTCCGACCTGCGCAATCTTGACCTCAAGGTCATCGATGAGGCCTGCCCTCGACTGAACCTGCGGTACGCGGCCGCCTCTGCAGTCACCGGCGCTGGTTCGGGTTTCGTGGCTGGTGGGGGATCGGCAGCGATCGTCGGCACAGCGGGAGTCGGCGCCGCTCCAGGCGCCATGGCCGTCGGGAGCGCGCTGGCAGGCGACGTCGTGGCTACCATCGCCCTGGCAGCGAGGGTCGCTACCCATTACGCCGGATACTACGGCTACGACGCACGCGAAGAAGAGGAGAAGGCGGTGCTACTCGCTGTCATCAGCCTCGGCATCGTGGGTGAGAGTGCCGCAAAGCAAACAGCGATGATCCAAGTCCGGCAAGTGGCGATGATGGTCGCCCGACGCGCTGGTTGGAAGGAGCTCGGTGAGGAGTTCATCGTCAAGCTAGTTCAGGGCCTGTTTACGAAACTCAGCGCCACCCTGACTAAGAAGAAGCTCGCTCAGGCACTTCCGATCGCCGGCATTGGGCTCGGGGCCACGTTCAACTACGCGCTGATGCGGAAGGTCGGTACCGCGGCTTCCTTCGCATATCGCGAGCGGTTCCTCATCGAGAAATATGACCTTGATGTATCAACGGCGCCTCCCGACATTGACACGCTTCTCAACGGCGGTGTCGACGAAGCCTGCCTCGAAGCGAATGCAGAGACGCTGGACCCGACTGACCACGATCGAGATGACTCTTAG
- a CDS encoding SDR family oxidoreductase, which translates to MRATWSNRRQRRAGGGVVDLSDARRRWQRGVRHLETALVGLVRALAVSLGHHQIRVNALLPGWTKTELAGPAYDHERFRNGMIRRTPLSRWAEPSEMSAAAVFLCDPATSFHTGDALVIDGGYTVF; encoded by the coding sequence GTGCGCGCCACCTGGTCGAACCGGCGGCAACGGCGCGCTGGTGGCGGTGTCGTCGACCTCAGCGATGCACGGCGCCGGTGGCAACGAGGCGTACGGCACCTCGAGACCGCCTTGGTCGGACTGGTGCGCGCCCTGGCCGTGTCGCTCGGTCACCACCAGATCCGCGTGAATGCCCTCCTGCCGGGCTGGACGAAGACAGAGTTGGCGGGGCCCGCCTATGACCACGAGCGGTTCCGCAACGGGATGATCCGTCGCACGCCACTCAGCCGTTGGGCTGAACCGAGCGAAATGAGCGCGGCGGCGGTGTTCCTGTGCGACCCGGCGACCAGCTTCCACACCGGCGACGCGCTCGTCATCGACGGCGGCTACACCGTCTTTTGA
- a CDS encoding AarF/UbiB family protein, with protein MNDSIRGPLSNGPTPDMLEVDAPPLHEFRLGDVARLIVVFFVIATSTLNALARRGLRIVGRTVSVKLGRTPSTEPVAGLIDAACNGLIDGFIRLGPTFVKLGQIIASSGALFPDQLVAAARRCLDQVPTFPAEVARATIAEDLGHPIESVFAAFVDEPLSAASIGQVHAVTLHDGREAVVKVQRPGIREQMAGDLRNAARVAWLFEKTPWGKASGAVAIIEDLHSVTFQELNPVREGWQQDRFRSNIWAFGDNTMITAPEVYWDFCGRRTICMERVSGMPMDRFDELAERGLDLQLVVRRGAKVWAEAAMIHGPFHGDMHAGNIWVLDDGRGCFLDFGIMGELSGEWQDLMKDLFYTCAIDLDFSRVVESYRRVGAIPAEFSDDTQLSMFLTNVLGTMLADGFGGVDIGALVTESVKMLKTYNASVPRELVLIAKQLLYIDRYTKHLAADYSITSDPFIIKNVFPEEAAKKAADLGVAMPI; from the coding sequence ATGAACGATTCGATTCGCGGCCCACTCAGCAACGGGCCGACCCCCGACATGTTGGAGGTCGACGCGCCGCCGCTTCACGAGTTCCGCCTCGGCGACGTGGCGCGCCTCATCGTCGTGTTCTTCGTCATCGCCACGTCCACGCTGAACGCGCTCGCGCGGCGCGGATTGCGCATCGTCGGCCGAACCGTCAGCGTCAAGCTCGGTCGCACCCCGTCCACCGAGCCCGTCGCCGGCCTCATCGATGCGGCCTGCAACGGCCTGATCGACGGATTCATCCGCCTCGGGCCGACGTTTGTGAAACTCGGACAGATCATCGCGTCCTCCGGTGCGCTGTTTCCCGACCAGTTGGTCGCCGCCGCACGTCGGTGCCTCGACCAGGTGCCGACGTTTCCCGCCGAGGTCGCGAGGGCGACGATCGCCGAGGACCTCGGGCATCCGATCGAAAGCGTGTTCGCGGCGTTCGTCGACGAGCCACTGTCCGCAGCGTCGATTGGCCAGGTCCACGCGGTGACGCTCCACGACGGCCGCGAGGCCGTCGTCAAGGTTCAGCGCCCCGGTATCCGCGAGCAGATGGCGGGCGACCTCCGCAACGCGGCCCGAGTCGCTTGGCTGTTCGAAAAGACCCCCTGGGGTAAGGCGAGCGGCGCCGTCGCGATCATCGAAGACCTCCATTCGGTGACGTTCCAGGAGCTCAACCCGGTGCGCGAGGGGTGGCAGCAGGATCGGTTCCGTTCCAACATCTGGGCCTTCGGCGACAACACGATGATCACCGCACCCGAGGTGTACTGGGACTTCTGCGGCCGTCGCACCATTTGCATGGAACGGGTCTCCGGCATGCCGATGGACCGTTTCGACGAACTCGCCGAACGGGGGCTCGATCTGCAACTCGTCGTGCGCCGCGGCGCGAAGGTGTGGGCCGAAGCGGCGATGATCCACGGCCCGTTTCACGGCGACATGCACGCCGGCAACATCTGGGTGCTCGACGACGGCCGGGGTTGTTTCCTGGATTTCGGGATCATGGGCGAGTTGTCCGGCGAGTGGCAGGACCTCATGAAGGACCTGTTCTACACCTGCGCCATCGACCTCGATTTCAGCCGGGTGGTGGAGTCGTACCGCCGTGTTGGCGCCATCCCGGCGGAATTCAGCGACGACACTCAGCTGTCGATGTTCCTGACCAACGTCTTGGGAACGATGCTGGCCGACGGCTTTGGCGGCGTCGACATCGGGGCGCTGGTGACCGAGTCGGTGAAGATGCTCAAGACCTACAACGCATCGGTACCCCGCGAGCTGGTGCTGATCGCCAAGCAGTTGCTCTACATCGACCGCTACACCAAACACCTGGCGGCGGATTACTCCATCACCTCTGACCCGTTCATCATCAAGAACGTGTTCCCCGAGGAAGCTGCCAAGAAGGCCGCCGACCTCGGGGTCGCGATGCCCATCTGA
- a CDS encoding DUF1214 domain-containing protein, which yields MAATPRRRLSAEARRDQLLDACAAVVDAEGFPAVSIDAIAAACDVTRTVLYQQFGGLEGMLEALVERSTLRAAAAIDTTGTATGARTLRDSMAHVLDAVDADPATWRMFFIAPNVGPRSLSDNLATGRALLRTQLAGMVERRIGDADADLTARMLQAAADELVRLRLADPDRYPTERLLDQFDALADALAGPAQPAEPAQPAEHHRGWTALVDGLRSAGDQVANLAETGEADDQSDAFRALLRGLTNQLGRFEVDRDRPELVAFNGWREKMFMDNPDFRYWVADVRDDRRYRITGNIADAVYMSVTAYSSSGTLDASAGARLDSDTIRLADDGAFTITMSSEDPGDGTDWLALPPRANAVWVRQFHRDVANETHGWCLIDPLDSPPPPARSLDSERFGTKLTRLGERLAAFPAIWAAATSDDFNAPNTVRHWTEMAGGAAFTEPGIHYLRGSWQLEPGEALVIEGTPPPCRYWNVMLYDRFLNSLDYRARTVSYTGATATLSDGAYRFILAGDDPDGSGDWLDTEGRSFGLFVMRFLQPAVEPPLPHLRRCPIEHLRER from the coding sequence ATGGCAGCGACCCCACGACGTCGGCTCAGCGCTGAAGCACGCCGCGACCAACTCCTCGACGCATGCGCCGCCGTGGTCGACGCCGAGGGCTTCCCGGCCGTGTCCATCGACGCCATCGCGGCGGCGTGTGATGTCACCCGCACGGTGCTCTACCAACAGTTCGGCGGCCTCGAGGGCATGCTCGAGGCGCTCGTCGAACGCTCGACACTGCGGGCGGCGGCAGCCATCGACACGACGGGAACGGCCACCGGGGCGCGAACGCTGCGCGACTCAATGGCCCATGTGCTCGACGCGGTCGACGCCGACCCGGCGACGTGGCGAATGTTTTTCATCGCCCCGAACGTCGGGCCGCGCAGCCTGAGCGACAACCTCGCAACGGGCAGAGCGCTGCTGCGAACACAGCTCGCCGGAATGGTCGAACGACGAATCGGTGACGCCGATGCCGATCTGACCGCGCGCATGCTGCAGGCCGCCGCGGACGAACTAGTCAGACTCCGACTCGCCGATCCGGACCGCTACCCCACCGAACGCCTCCTCGATCAGTTCGACGCGCTGGCCGACGCGCTCGCAGGCCCAGCCCAACCGGCCGAACCCGCCCAACCGGCCGAACACCACCGAGGCTGGACCGCACTGGTCGACGGGCTGCGCTCGGCCGGCGACCAGGTGGCGAACCTCGCCGAAACCGGTGAGGCCGACGACCAATCGGACGCGTTTCGAGCACTGCTGCGCGGCTTGACCAATCAGCTCGGGCGCTTCGAGGTCGACCGCGATCGCCCCGAACTCGTCGCCTTCAACGGATGGCGCGAGAAGATGTTCATGGACAATCCTGACTTTCGTTACTGGGTGGCCGACGTCCGCGACGACCGCCGCTACCGGATCACCGGCAATATCGCCGATGCGGTGTACATGTCGGTGACGGCCTACTCCTCGTCGGGGACCCTCGACGCATCGGCCGGCGCACGCCTCGACTCCGACACGATCCGACTCGCCGACGACGGTGCGTTCACCATCACCATGTCCAGCGAGGACCCGGGCGACGGCACCGACTGGCTCGCCTTGCCGCCTCGCGCGAACGCAGTGTGGGTCCGACAATTCCACCGCGACGTTGCCAACGAGACACACGGCTGGTGTCTCATCGATCCCCTCGATTCCCCTCCGCCGCCCGCAAGGTCGCTCGACAGCGAACGATTCGGCACCAAACTCACCCGCCTCGGCGAAAGACTGGCGGCGTTTCCCGCCATCTGGGCGGCCGCCACCAGCGATGACTTCAACGCACCGAACACCGTGCGCCACTGGACCGAGATGGCCGGCGGCGCGGCGTTCACCGAACCCGGCATTCACTACCTTCGCGGCTCGTGGCAACTCGAGCCAGGCGAGGCGCTCGTGATCGAGGGCACACCACCGCCGTGTCGCTACTGGAACGTGATGTTGTACGACCGGTTCCTCAACTCACTCGACTACCGGGCGCGCACCGTGTCCTACACCGGCGCCACCGCCACCCTGAGCGACGGCGCCTACCGATTCATCCTCGCCGGTGACGACCCCGACGGCTCCGGCGATTGGCTCGACACCGAGGGCCGCTCGTTCGGGCTGTTCGTCATGCGGTTCCTGCAACCCGCCGTCGAGCCGCCGCTACCGCACCTTCGACGGTGCCCGATCGAACACCTGAGGGAGCGTTGA
- a CDS encoding sulfotransferase produces the protein MWQPPERTAAASAAIAAADQGRLARPDRYLLDADHLASVAARRDGDTERFAAGWREGLERYVESASEDGRLNAFGMAMAARTAVSRLRSGVALSRFREANPNVADRPPTPPIFITGGWRSGTTFLFRLLASDPHLRAPLPAELAEPMSMASLSGEERERRIDASAAAHDMLHVLNPTLRAIHDSGARLPEECGLAMGADLRSWSLSATTRLESYSEWLAGQDLGPSYRDYASVLGVLGDGDDRRWVLKAPPHLAELGALAQAFPGAVVVILHRDIVETIASGASLFAVFRSTYSDDVDPRDVGRFQSDQTELWMRRAHELRTSALASTITMLDVDYGDLVSDPAGTLDRVYAAADREPPADLEAFVADFNAAHPRHAQGTHRYSPEDFGLNPAELRERFAEFAR, from the coding sequence ATGTGGCAACCGCCCGAACGAACCGCCGCCGCGAGCGCTGCGATCGCCGCTGCCGACCAGGGCCGCCTGGCGCGTCCGGATCGGTATCTGCTCGACGCCGATCACCTCGCGAGCGTCGCAGCCCGCCGAGATGGCGACACCGAACGGTTCGCCGCCGGCTGGCGAGAGGGCCTCGAACGCTACGTGGAATCGGCGAGCGAGGATGGACGGCTCAACGCGTTCGGAATGGCGATGGCAGCGCGCACCGCCGTCTCGCGTCTTCGCTCCGGGGTGGCGCTCTCGCGCTTTCGCGAAGCCAACCCGAACGTCGCCGATCGCCCGCCGACGCCACCGATCTTCATCACCGGCGGGTGGCGCAGCGGAACGACGTTTCTGTTTCGGCTCCTGGCCTCCGATCCCCACTTGCGCGCGCCGCTGCCAGCCGAACTCGCCGAACCGATGTCGATGGCGAGCCTCAGCGGCGAGGAACGCGAGCGGCGCATCGATGCCAGCGCCGCAGCCCACGACATGTTGCATGTCCTCAACCCCACGCTACGAGCGATTCACGATTCCGGGGCGCGGCTGCCCGAGGAATGCGGGCTCGCTATGGGAGCCGACCTTCGAAGCTGGTCACTCTCGGCGACCACCCGGCTCGAGTCGTACTCCGAGTGGCTTGCGGGCCAGGACCTGGGTCCGTCCTATCGGGACTACGCGTCGGTGCTGGGCGTGCTCGGCGACGGCGACGATCGCCGCTGGGTGCTGAAGGCTCCCCCACACCTCGCGGAGCTCGGTGCGCTCGCTCAGGCGTTTCCCGGCGCGGTCGTGGTGATTCTGCATCGCGACATCGTCGAGACGATCGCGTCGGGAGCCAGCCTGTTCGCGGTGTTCCGTTCCACCTACAGCGATGACGTCGACCCCCGAGACGTCGGACGGTTTCAGAGCGATCAGACCGAGCTGTGGATGCGCCGGGCGCACGAGTTGCGCACCAGCGCCTTGGCCAGCACCATCACGATGCTTGACGTCGACTACGGCGATCTCGTCTCCGACCCTGCGGGCACCCTCGATCGGGTGTACGCCGCGGCCGATCGGGAACCCCCGGCCGACCTGGAGGCTTTCGTCGCCGACTTCAACGCGGCACACCCCCGACATGCACAGGGAACGCACCGCTACTCCCCCGAGGACTTCGGGCTCAACCCCGCGGAGCTACGTGAACGGTTCGCCGAGTTCGCCCGCTGA